From one Candidatus Woesearchaeota archaeon genomic stretch:
- a CDS encoding sugar phosphate nucleotidyltransferase codes for MKKRICVTIDKGLIQKIDDQIDNKRIKNRSHAIELLLSKSMGDHVPKIAVILAGGKGTRLRPLTYIIPKALIPIHGRTITEHIFDLFKKYEIRDVIMAVGHMRHRIKIFFGDGKRFGMNVKYIEEKKPLGTAGPLRMARKYFKEAFIVSNGDELKDIDIADMYNLHKRNNALVTIALTTVSDPSRYGVAKLSGSKIMQFVEKPKKEDAPSNLINSGFYIIEPEVLNMIPNGFVSMERDIFPKLAKMGRLYGYPFSGQWFDTGNFQRYRTALKKWKGIK; via the coding sequence ATGAAAAAGAGAATCTGCGTCACAATTGACAAAGGGCTTATCCAGAAAATTGATGACCAGATCGACAACAAAAGGATAAAGAACAGAAGCCATGCTATTGAGCTTCTTCTTTCTAAATCAATGGGCGACCATGTCCCTAAAATTGCAGTTATTCTTGCAGGCGGAAAGGGAACAAGATTAAGGCCGCTGACATACATTATACCGAAGGCATTAATTCCGATACATGGCAGGACAATTACGGAGCACATATTTGACCTGTTTAAAAAATACGAAATACGCGATGTTATAATGGCTGTGGGCCATATGCGGCACAGGATAAAGATTTTCTTCGGCGATGGAAAAAGATTTGGAATGAATGTAAAATACATTGAAGAAAAGAAGCCCTTGGGAACAGCGGGCCCATTGCGAATGGCCAGAAAATATTTTAAAGAGGCATTTATTGTTTCAAACGGAGATGAATTAAAGGACATAGATATTGCAGACATGTATAATTTGCACAAAAGAAACAATGCATTAGTTACAATCGCATTGACAACTGTAAGCGACCCTTCACGCTATGGCGTTGCAAAATTAAGCGGCAGCAAGATAATGCAGTTCGTTGAAAAGCCAAAAAAAGAGGATGCGCCATCAAATTTAATAAACTCTGGCTTTTACATCATTGAGCCGGAAGTCCTTAATATGATTCCAAATGGATTTGTAAGTATGGAAAGAGACATTTTCCCAAAGCTTGCAAAAATGGGAAGGCTTTACGGCTATCCTTTCTCAGGCCAATGGTTTGACACAGGCAATTTCCAGAGATACAGGACGGCATTGAAGAAATGGAAAGGGATAAAATGA
- a CDS encoding flavin reductase family protein, with the protein MAVNFMQICGEKQTVLITCRDKDKDNVMTIDWHMPSSFDPELYAIAIGKQRFSCNIIENSRVFVVNFMPFSLKDKVLFCGRHSGRFMDKFKETGLAKEEAEKVDCPRIKEAVAYFECEVVNEVETGDHIVFIGKVLKSDFKKKEKRIMHISGDEFVTTQN; encoded by the coding sequence ATGGCAGTGAATTTTATGCAGATATGCGGTGAAAAGCAGACCGTTCTAATTACATGCAGAGACAAGGATAAAGACAATGTAATGACCATAGACTGGCACATGCCTTCTTCGTTTGATCCAGAACTTTATGCAATTGCAATCGGCAAGCAAAGGTTTTCATGCAATATTATCGAGAATTCCCGTGTTTTTGTTGTTAATTTCATGCCTTTCAGCTTAAAAGACAAAGTGCTGTTTTGCGGCAGGCATTCTGGAAGGTTTATGGATAAATTCAAGGAAACAGGACTTGCAAAAGAAGAGGCTGAGAAGGTTGATTGCCCGAGGATAAAAGAAGCAGTCGCATACTTTGAATGTGAAGTTGTTAATGAAGTTGAGACAGGAGATCATATTGTTTTTATAGGAAAAGTTTTAAAATCAGACTTTAAAAAGAAAGAGAAGAGAATTATGCATATAAGCGGTGATGAGTTTGTTACAACACAGAATTAA
- a CDS encoding PEP/pyruvate-binding domain-containing protein produces MIRRDFSRESEIMGKDFAALIRKVGGKNAGHRLFAKIQKDLEERIPEIREFHQLENLEIETSYYDRFEEIMLTQFGKPLEWFKSLPEETRKIGGGVIDPKDDIDILKRIFCGYKPGQDNQILPNAFIQDFSYIKKILYEIQEMSRKKFTDADDRKEFHLRASTTIEDFVDDRYYDTFKTMEGVPLFEQRFNPEHANSIIYVLSQFVHFYLMKHNSEGKYELDNVSFALGIQPTINVSTYKEKDLFAISYSSYPEYKEKRTVIEVNGILPDPLFGGSFFGVNTAKIQLITVDKEGHICIKNGFSDSLKKAYSGNKRKELHKVRDKYSLLSYEQIMKMDKVVRAIEEYLGYPVNLELPIQYGKMYCVQLRPVPRLTENREIRSLEPLAVGHTLLAETPFVHGSFRRKGTIVEPYAKNTRGFKFEKPVIALHYQDRPAEAWFFEDTNCVGLLNPSEGSVLRHGHSVIPRFGEARNKFVFIGVPGLYKIIEPHLKAKTEKWTIPWTGDKEEAIFKYSDFEVIIESDGRRGRVYLDPEASKIF; encoded by the coding sequence ATGATAAGGCGTGATTTTTCAAGAGAAAGCGAAATAATGGGGAAAGATTTTGCAGCTTTAATTAGAAAAGTTGGCGGAAAGAATGCTGGACACAGGTTATTTGCAAAAATACAAAAAGATTTAGAAGAAAGAATACCTGAAATAAGAGAATTCCATCAACTAGAAAATCTGGAAATAGAGACTTCTTACTATGATAGATTTGAAGAAATAATGCTTACGCAATTTGGAAAGCCACTTGAATGGTTCAAGAGCCTTCCTGAGGAAACAAGGAAAATTGGCGGAGGGGTAATTGACCCAAAAGATGATATCGACATACTAAAAAGAATTTTTTGCGGGTATAAGCCTGGTCAAGATAATCAAATCTTACCAAACGCATTTATTCAGGATTTTTCATATATTAAAAAAATTCTTTACGAAATCCAAGAAATGTCTAGAAAAAAATTTACTGATGCTGATGACAGGAAGGAATTTCATTTAAGAGCTTCCACTACTATTGAAGATTTTGTTGATGACAGATATTATGATACTTTTAAAACAATGGAAGGCGTACCTCTTTTTGAACAGCGTTTTAATCCAGAACATGCTAACTCAATCATATATGTTCTATCTCAGTTTGTACATTTTTATTTGATGAAACATAACTCCGAAGGAAAATACGAACTGGATAATGTAAGCTTCGCTTTAGGAATACAACCAACAATTAATGTTAGTACTTATAAAGAAAAAGATCTGTTTGCTATTTCTTATTCCAGCTATCCTGAATATAAAGAAAAGAGAACTGTGATAGAGGTAAATGGCATACTGCCAGACCCTTTATTTGGCGGTTCTTTTTTTGGTGTAAATACCGCAAAAATACAATTAATCACTGTAGATAAAGAAGGGCACATCTGTATAAAAAATGGATTTTCAGATAGTCTTAAAAAAGCATATTCAGGAAATAAAAGAAAAGAACTTCATAAGGTGAGGGACAAATATAGTTTGTTATCTTACGAGCAAATAATGAAGATGGATAAGGTAGTGAGAGCAATAGAAGAATATTTAGGCTACCCTGTAAATCTTGAATTGCCAATACAATATGGAAAAATGTATTGTGTTCAATTAAGGCCTGTTCCAAGATTAACTGAAAATAGAGAAATCAGATCACTAGAACCATTAGCTGTAGGACATACCTTATTAGCAGAAACGCCTTTTGTTCATGGCAGTTTCAGAAGAAAAGGCACAATAGTGGAACCTTACGCAAAAAATACAAGAGGTTTTAAATTTGAAAAGCCCGTGATAGCCTTACATTATCAAGATAGACCAGCCGAAGCATGGTTTTTTGAGGATACTAATTGTGTCGGCTTATTAAACCCCTCTGAAGGAAGTGTATTAAGGCACGGGCATTCTGTTATTCCTCGTTTCGGTGAAGCCAGAAATAAATTTGTTTTTATAGGCGTGCCAGGACTTTACAAGATCATAGAGCCACACCTAAAAGCTAAAACTGAAAAATGGACTATACCTTGGACTGGGGATAAAGAAGAAGCAATTTTTAAATACTCGGATTTTGAAGTGATTATAGAATCAGACGGCAGAAGAGGAAGGGTTTATCTTGATCCTGAAGCGTCAAAAATATTCTAA
- a CDS encoding phosphomannomutase/phosphoglucomutase produces MSGIFKAYDVRGIYPTELNEDVAYKVGKAFVSLIKPKNVVIGRDMRLSSDSLFNSLSKGITEMGADVIEIGLCSSDMVYFAVGFYKYDAGIMITASHNPKEYNGLKFVKKGAVPISSETGLREIEKIAEKNDFKAAKNKGKITKKDVMQDYIKNILKFVDIKKIKPLKVVVDAGNGMAGKVMPEIAKHLPIKLIPLYFKLDGSFPNHIPNPVFEESTIELKKTIRREKADLGLAFDGDADRVGLIDEKEKFVPGALTTAMVAKKMLSKHPGAKIIYSSTSSWIVAETIKKCKGKPIMSPVGHSFIKQWMRNYNALFGGEGSGHYYYQDNFYADSAFITALIVMEMISEEKKPLSKILEQYKKYFAIEETNFEVEDKGQKIKEIMQKYSSGKINDIDGIRIEFDDWWFSVRASGTEPLLRLNLEAKSKKVMEEKARELKNIITEN; encoded by the coding sequence ATGAGCGGCATATTCAAGGCATATGATGTAAGGGGGATTTACCCGACTGAGCTAAATGAAGATGTCGCCTATAAAGTAGGAAAAGCATTCGTCAGTCTTATAAAGCCTAAAAATGTTGTAATCGGCAGAGACATGCGCCTAAGTTCTGATTCACTGTTCAATTCGCTTTCAAAAGGAATAACTGAGATGGGTGCTGATGTTATTGAAATAGGGCTTTGCAGCTCTGACATGGTTTATTTTGCTGTTGGCTTTTATAAATATGATGCAGGAATAATGATAACTGCATCTCATAATCCGAAAGAATACAATGGGCTGAAGTTTGTGAAAAAAGGGGCCGTGCCAATAAGCAGCGAAACCGGCTTGCGTGAAATTGAAAAAATAGCTGAAAAAAATGATTTTAAAGCTGCAAAGAATAAAGGCAAAATAACAAAAAAAGATGTAATGCAGGATTACATTAAAAATATCTTAAAATTCGTTGATATCAAAAAAATAAAGCCATTAAAGGTTGTTGTTGATGCCGGCAATGGGATGGCTGGAAAGGTAATGCCTGAGATAGCAAAACATCTTCCCATAAAATTAATTCCGCTTTATTTCAAGCTCGACGGAAGCTTCCCGAACCACATTCCAAACCCTGTTTTTGAGGAAAGCACCATTGAACTTAAAAAAACAATAAGAAGGGAGAAAGCTGATCTCGGGCTTGCTTTTGACGGCGATGCTGACAGGGTAGGCTTAATAGATGAAAAGGAAAAATTTGTACCCGGCGCATTGACAACTGCAATGGTCGCAAAAAAGATGCTTTCAAAACATCCTGGAGCGAAGATAATCTACTCGAGCACATCAAGCTGGATTGTTGCAGAAACAATAAAAAAATGCAAAGGAAAGCCCATAATGTCTCCTGTCGGCCACTCGTTCATAAAGCAGTGGATGCGAAACTACAATGCCCTGTTTGGCGGAGAGGGATCCGGGCACTATTACTATCAGGATAATTTCTATGCAGATTCCGCCTTTATTACTGCGTTGATTGTCATGGAGATGATCTCTGAGGAGAAAAAACCGCTGTCAAAAATTCTAGAGCAATATAAAAAGTATTTTGCAATAGAAGAAACAAATTTTGAAGTGGAAGATAAGGGGCAAAAAATAAAAGAGATAATGCAGAAGTACAGCTCAGGAAAAATCAATGACATAGACGGTATAAGAATTGAATTTGACGACTGGTGGTTCAGCGTAAGGGCGTCTGGGACAGAGCCTCTGCTAAGGCTGAATCTAGAAGCAAAAAGCAAAAAAGTAATGGAAGAAAAAGCAAGGGAATTAAAAAATATTATTACCGAAAATTAG
- a CDS encoding homoserine dehydrogenase, protein MSKAINIGLIGLGTVGSGVVKILKNNSSLIKNRTGIELNLKKVCSLTLKNAEKSGIEKEKQTTDFNDVINDKEIDIVVELIGGYEPAKTIIMNAMKNGKHIVSANKAVIARYGPELFEAAQKNKVNFYFEAAVGGCIPILNALQVNYQAERINAIYGILNGTTNYILTKMSEGKSYEDALKEAQELGFAEKDPSFDVEGKDAAQKLVILASLAFNMKIKEDIFSEGITKISRNDMQYAKELGYAIKLLTIAKKSDNKIELRVHPTMIPAEHELATVKNELNAIYLVGENIGPVMLYGKGAGQLPTAAVVLGDILSIANNMANNVATAPVQYFENYGLKSINEVISRYYFRFMVVDAPGVLAKIAAVLGNSNISIAAVSQKEENKDTVPVIITTHDALESNVSKAIKEINKLDVVKEETVVIRIEDLAEKN, encoded by the coding sequence ATGTCCAAAGCGATAAACATAGGCTTAATAGGCCTGGGAACTGTAGGCTCAGGAGTAGTCAAAATTCTAAAGAATAATAGCAGCCTGATCAAAAACAGAACAGGAATTGAGCTTAATTTAAAGAAAGTTTGCAGCTTAACCCTGAAAAATGCAGAGAAATCAGGCATTGAAAAGGAAAAGCAGACAACTGATTTCAATGATGTTATAAATGACAAGGAAATTGACATAGTTGTTGAGCTGATCGGAGGCTATGAGCCCGCCAAGACAATCATTATGAATGCCATGAAAAATGGAAAGCATATTGTTTCTGCAAACAAGGCAGTTATAGCAAGATACGGGCCTGAGCTGTTTGAAGCAGCGCAGAAGAATAAAGTAAATTTCTATTTTGAAGCAGCTGTTGGCGGCTGCATTCCGATTCTGAATGCCCTGCAGGTAAATTACCAGGCTGAAAGAATTAATGCTATCTATGGAATTTTAAACGGAACAACAAACTATATTCTGACAAAAATGAGCGAAGGCAAAAGCTATGAAGATGCCCTAAAAGAAGCCCAGGAACTGGGATTTGCAGAAAAAGACCCCAGCTTTGATGTTGAAGGGAAAGATGCTGCTCAAAAGCTGGTTATTTTGGCTTCTTTAGCTTTCAATATGAAAATAAAAGAAGACATTTTCAGCGAAGGCATCACAAAAATAAGCAGGAATGATATGCAGTATGCGAAAGAGCTGGGATATGCAATAAAATTGCTGACAATTGCCAAGAAGAGCGATAACAAAATAGAGCTGAGGGTTCATCCGACGATGATCCCAGCAGAGCATGAGCTGGCTACTGTCAAAAACGAGCTGAATGCCATCTACTTAGTAGGGGAAAATATAGGTCCTGTTATGCTTTATGGCAAAGGAGCGGGCCAATTGCCAACAGCGGCTGTTGTTTTAGGCGATATTTTGAGCATTGCGAATAATATGGCTAATAATGTTGCAACAGCGCCTGTTCAATATTTTGAAAATTACGGATTAAAGAGCATTAATGAAGTTATTTCAAGATATTATTTCAGATTTATGGTGGTTGACGCGCCAGGTGTTTTGGCAAAGATTGCAGCCGTACTGGGAAACAGCAATATCAGCATAGCGGCTGTTTCGCAGAAAGAAGAGAACAAGGACACAGTTCCTGTCATAATCACTACACATGATGCGCTGGAGAGCAATGTAAGCAAGGCAATAAAGGAGATAAACAAATTAGATGTTGTTAAAGAAGAAACAGTTGTTATCAGGATTGAGGACCTTGCTGAGAAAAACTAA